A region of Porites lutea chromosome 13, jaPorLute2.1, whole genome shotgun sequence DNA encodes the following proteins:
- the LOC140922418 gene encoding octopamine receptor beta-2R-like, with protein sequence METWFWILGWVLSFLTILGNGITIFLVCSRRNLRTKTNAFIVSLAVADFFVGLIVIPSLFFCDIANTCGRRPQRFIWLLFGNTSAANLCGLVLERLFAIVHPLKYITFMTRRRITQAIFFSWALPVGYTTLRHTLCIVLFQKNKACPFLWLIIIPQFLICVVLILCFVSMIFHVCRHDQSARTLARQLRFNHQVSFKTHREKSAVIMMGLVIGVFLVCYGMYLRCGFLLLFQTTITSSSSPCKDENYKIPILVLNSAINPLAYAFFKRDIKKEFKRLVGAVFYRK encoded by the coding sequence ATGGAgacctggttttggattctAGGCTGGGTTCTTTCATTCCTTACCATCCTTGGAAATGGAATAACAATCTTCCTCGTTTgcagcagacgaaatctccgcaccaaaaccaacgcCTTTATTGTTTCACTCGCCGTGGCGGATTTCTTCGTTGGTTTGATCGTTATTCCTTCTCTGTTTTTCTGCGACATTGCAAACACCTGCGGCAGGAGGCCTCAACGCTTTATTTGGCTGTTGTTTGGTAACACGTCTGCTGCAAACTTATGCGGTTTAGTACTGGAGCGTTTATTTGCCATCGTCCATCCTCTAAAATACATTACTTTTATGACTCGCCGTCGAATTACCCAAGCTATTTTCTTCTCTTGGGCTCTGCCAGTTGGTTATACCACGCTAAGACATACCCTTTGCATTGTCTTATTTCAAAAAAACAAGGCCTGTCCTTTTCTTTGGCTGATCATAATTCCCCAGTTTCTTATATGTGTTGTGTTAATACTCTGCTTTGTATCAATGATATTTCATGTATGCAGGCATGATCAGTCAGCACGCACTTTAGCAAGacagttacgttttaaccatcagGTGTCTTTTAAAACCCATCGTGAGAAGTCTGCTGTAATAATGATGGGTcttgtgataggagtgtttcttgtttgctatggGATGTATTTACGTTGTGGTTTTCTACTACTATTCCAGACTACGATAACCTCGAGCTCATCGCCATGCAAGgatgaaaactacaaaattcctatcttggttttaaactcaGCCATTAACCCGCTGGcttatgcttttttcaaaagagacataaagaaagagtttaaaagACTTGTCGGCGCTGTGTtttatagaaaataa
- the LOC140922419 gene encoding uncharacterized protein, with product MSQFSCSFAVHCTNECDVSTRYPDRTQFFPLNSCVSDVKAHLRELQTTQSCVASERELILARVGLFDEEGKDMVICPKHRVLLGAKYCPSRKCQHPLHGRRKGKVSRGVNLKMSKEIKETWDVLVPVGSGVCRQCRGDHLRTLGSTDADSEVQDPGLASTSHPEPQIHEPSCSTESAEEIVEPPQLLPPATEESEQLSATPVLHVRFQEDLISEHSDRDSDPSDRHSDALSRTSSGSQESLGAAETSAEWQPTPQIQHRLYYLNNFLRMATEGRVSPVRSQCQCDVLTMSSRTQRYYRKKAEQAIEGVLESIAPGNASWLYHQVMQRRIRLQAAEGIVEDTLVARLVILYEEAANWYTRQQILSLFVNDYSKSELLALIPGLSKWRIDEARKHAFQTKPGQPIDPPRITRCLHQFFKMWHMAPELLNWRVERA from the exons ATGTCGCAGTTTTCGTGCTCTTTTGCCGTGCACTGTACCAATGAGTGTGACGTATCAACTAGATACCCCGATCGTACacagttttttcctttgaattctTGCGTCAGTGATGTAAAGGCGCACTTGAGAGAATTGCAAACAACACAATCATGTGTAGCCTCTGAGAGAGAGCTGATACTTGCTCGTGTCGGTTTGTTTGACGAGGAGGGTAAGGATATGGTTATTTGCCCAAAGCATCGCGTTTTACTTGGAGCAAAGTATTGTCCTTCAAGAAAATGCCAGCATCCGCTTCATGGTCGCCGTAAGGGTAAAGTGTCCAGAGGGGTGAACTTGAAAATGTCGAAAGAGATAAAGGAAACGTGGGACGTTTTGGTTCCCGTAGGCTCAG GGGTTTGTAGACAATGCCGTGGTGACCATCTAAGAACTCTAGGTTCTACTGACGCGGATTCCGAAGTACAAGATCCCGGACTGGCGTCCACGTCTCACCCAGAGCCTCAGATTCACGAACCTTCATGTTCTACGGAGTCTGCAGAGGAAATAGTAGAGCCACCACAGTTACTACCGCCTGCTACAGAAGAATCAGAACAATTGTCTGCTACCCCTGTCCTTCACGTAAGATTCCAAGAAGATCTCATTAGTGAG CATAGCGATCGCGACTCAGACCCCAGCGATCGCCATTCAGACGCTTTGTCGCGGACGTCTTCTGGATCCCAGGAATCTCTTGGCGCAGCAGAGACGTCGGCAGAATGGCAGCCCACCCCTCAAATACAGCACCGCCTTTACTACCTTAATAATTTCCTCAGAATGGCTACTGAAGGCAGGGTCAGCCCGGTGAGGTCACAGTGCCAATGTGACGTTCTTACTATGTCATCCAGAACCCAGCGCTACTACCGGAAAAAAGCGGAGCAGGCTATCGAAGGCGTGCTTGAATCCATTGCCCCTGGCAACGCCTCCTGGCTCTACCACCAAGTCATGCAACGGCGGATTCGTTTACAAGCGGCCGAGGGTATAGTCGAAGACACGCTGGTTGCCAGACTGGTGATTCTGTATGAGGAAGCCGCCAATTGGTACACGAGACAACAGATCCTGTCGCTTTTCGTGAACGACTACTCGAAGAGCGAGCTATTGGCTTTGATTCCGGGTCTCTCAAAATGGAGAATCGACGAGGCAAGGAAGCACGCTTTCCAAACTAAGCCCGGGCAACCCATTGACCCACCAAGGATCACCAGATGCC TCCATCAGTTCTTCAAGATGTGGCATATGGCACCAGAACTCTTAAACTGGAGAGTGGAGAGAGCTTAG
- the LOC140922420 gene encoding uncharacterized protein → MKFIPTSFRETQRDWFGKKGKSWHLSVAITKAEDGTIETRTYIHLFDECNQNWFSVASIIEDSLTTMKRQKPRLNEAFLRSDNEGCYHCAFLLLSLPSLGQRVGVRIARYDFSEAQAGKDICDRRAAALKSHIRRYINEGNDVKTASDMKAAIDSHGGVKGCYSVVCKVDERSQNMTKHSLSGIQSLNNFVFTESGEMIAWRAYNVGPGKVFSAASLARLGTPQGPTNLQVLQAFNSPDILTGVFRASSSTQEQQPAAPPTDPIAVERIQLEEEEPVAFGCPEEGCIKVYHSHSNLQRHLDAGKHLLALERESTYDVIKKKWAETCKSISGSYVEAAQPPTSASASVSHSQSEDPLPTAYMGWALKKTKKSVHFTTKVRQFSREVFLQGEDTGNKAAAEDVAARMRSVRTAEGTKVFTKDEWLTSTQTSGYFRMAALNRSGGLHRREEVRAAPTEPVPEGGESEDEEENPYEAEAPLIRTRLQIRRELEL, encoded by the exons ATGAAGTTTATTCCCACCAGCTTTCGCGAAACGCAGCGCGACTGGTTTGGAAAGAAGGGGAAGTCCTGGCATCTCTCGGTGGCCATCACTAAAGCAGAAGATGGAACAATTGAG ACACGTACATATATCCACTTATTTGATGAATGCAATCAAAACTGGTTCAGCGTTGCCTCCATCATCGAAGATTCACTAACCACCATGAAGCGACAGAAACCTAGACTGAATGAAGCTTTCCTAAGATCTGACAACGAAGGCTGTTATCACTGCGCATTTCTTCTTCTCAGTCTTCCAAGCCTTGGACAGCGGGTTGGTGTCCGCATAGCTCGTTATGACTTCAGTGAGGCCCAAGCTGGGAAAGACATATGTGACCGCCGAGCCGCCGCATTGAAGAGCCACATTAGGCGCTACATTAATGAAGGCAATGACGTCAAGACAGCAAGTGACATGAAAGCTGCTATTGACTCGCATGGGGGCGTCAAAGGCTGCTACTCAGTGGTGTGCAAGGTTGACGAAAGGTCCCAAAACATGACCAAGCACTCGCTGAGTGGCATACAGTCTTTGAACAACTTCGTGTTCACTGAAAGTGGAGAGATGATCGCTTGGCGGGCCTACAATGTCGGACCCGGAAAGGTCTTTTCCGCGGCGTCGCTAGCGCGTCTCGGTACCCCTCAAGGCCCGACAAACTTACAAGTTCTCCAGGCATTCAATAGTCCTGACATACTGACTGGTGTCTTCCGTGCATCTTCCAGCACGCAAGAACAGCAGCCCGCAGCACCTCCAACGGACCCTATAGCCGTAGAACGGATTCAGCTTGAAGAAGAAGAGCCTGTGGCCTTTGGCTGCCCAGAGGAGGGTTGCATAAAAGTTTACCACAGTCACAGCAACCTTCAGCGTCACCTCGATGCCGGGAAACACCTTCTCGCGTTAGAGAGAGAGTCTACGTACGACGTGATAAAGAAAAAGTGGGCAGAGACCTGCAAGTCAATTTCTGGTAGCTACGTGGAAGCAGCTCAGCCGCCCACATCTGCATCCGCCTCAGTTTCCCACAGCCAGTCGGAAGACCCGCTGCCAACAGCTTACATGGGCTGGGCATTAAAAAAGACCAAGAAGTCTGTTCATTTCACCACTAAAGTGCGCCAATTTTCGCGTGAAGTCTTCCTTCAAGGAGAGGACACCGGGAATAAAGCAGCGGCTGAGGATGTAGCAGCACGAATGAGGTCCGTGCGAACCGCTGAGGGAACGAAGGTATTTACCAAAGACGAGTGGCTGACATCTACCCAGACCTCCGGATATTTCAGAATGGCCGCATTAAACAGGAGTGGGGGTCTTCATAGAAGAGAGGAGGTGAGGGCAGCGCCAACAGAACCGGTACCCGAGGGAGGAGAAAGCGAAGATGAGGAGGAAAACCCATATGAGGCTGAAGCTCCCCTTATCAGAACACGGCTTCAAATCAGGAGGGAGCTAGAACTGTAA